From one Mycobacterium colombiense CECT 3035 genomic stretch:
- the mftA gene encoding mycofactocin precursor MftA (Mycofactocin is a small molecule electron carrier derived from the final two amino acids, Val-Tyr, of MftA, the mycofactocin precursor. It plays a role in redox homeostasis and the metabolism of alcohols and aldehydes in Actinobacteria, including Mycobacterium tuberculosis.), translating into MDHETETDTQLVTETLVEEVSIDGMCGVY; encoded by the coding sequence GTGGACCACGAGACCGAAACTGACACCCAACTCGTCACCGAGACCCTGGTCGAAGAGGTGTCCATCGACGGCATGTGCGGGGTCTACTGA
- a CDS encoding DUF2332 domain-containing protein, producing MTAEHLVHTLRSQGRFCASSGSPMYGELFELVARDVEAGGVFASILSGREDAPSRDAVPLRLLGGLHRLVLDGRAARLRRFYPSTGGGWDARSAWPEILDTAAGHADALRAALGQPPQTNEVGRSAALIGGLLLVNREFGLPIRLFEIGSSAGLNLRADHYRYGFAGGGWGPADSPVLIDDAWRGALPPPGDVRIVARHGYDIAPIDVGRADGELAVLSYVWPDQAARLARLRGAIEVARRVPAALERRTAGDAVAGLTLADGALTVLWHSITWQYLSVDERAAVRAHVDAVAARAGTGSPFAHLTMEPARSGPGAPIRFVVRARVWPDGGAQTLGECHPHGPPVDWLTTCP from the coding sequence GTGACGGCCGAACACCTGGTGCACACCCTGCGGTCACAGGGCAGGTTCTGCGCCTCGTCGGGCTCGCCGATGTACGGCGAGCTGTTCGAACTGGTCGCCCGCGACGTCGAAGCCGGCGGTGTCTTCGCGAGCATCCTGTCCGGGCGCGAAGACGCCCCGTCGCGCGACGCTGTGCCGCTGCGGTTGCTCGGCGGGCTGCACCGGTTGGTGCTCGACGGCCGGGCGGCGCGGTTGCGCCGCTTCTATCCCAGCACCGGCGGCGGGTGGGACGCCCGGTCCGCCTGGCCGGAAATCCTGGACACCGCCGCCGGCCACGCCGACGCGCTGCGTGCGGCGCTCGGCCAGCCACCGCAGACCAACGAGGTGGGCCGATCGGCCGCCCTGATCGGCGGACTGCTGCTCGTCAATCGCGAATTCGGGTTGCCCATACGGCTTTTCGAGATCGGCTCGAGCGCCGGGCTGAACCTGCGCGCCGACCACTACCGCTACGGCTTCGCCGGCGGCGGGTGGGGCCCGGCCGACTCTCCGGTGCTCATCGACGACGCGTGGCGCGGTGCGCTGCCACCGCCGGGCGACGTGCGCATCGTCGCGCGGCACGGGTATGACATCGCGCCCATCGACGTCGGCCGCGCCGACGGGGAGCTGGCCGTGCTGAGCTATGTCTGGCCCGACCAGGCCGCCCGGCTGGCGCGGCTGCGCGGCGCCATCGAGGTCGCCCGCCGCGTGCCGGCGGCCCTCGAGCGCAGGACCGCCGGCGACGCGGTCGCCGGGCTGACGCTGGCCGACGGTGCGCTGACCGTCTTGTGGCATTCGATCACCTGGCAGTACCTGTCCGTCGACGAACGCGCCGCGGTGCGCGCGCACGTGGACGCGGTGGCCGCCCGGGCCGGCACCGGCTCGCCGTTCGCCCACCTCACGATGGAGCCCGCGCGTTCGGGCCCGGGGGCACCCATCAGGTTCGTGGTGCGGGCCCGCGTCTGGCCCGACGGCGGCGCGCAGACGCTGGGCGAATGCCATCCGCACGGCCCACCGGTGGACTGGCTTACTACGTGCCCATGA
- the mftD gene encoding pre-mycofactocin synthase MftD (MftD, an enzyme found in the mycofactocin biosynthesis locus, performs an oxidative deamination of 3-amino-5-[(p-hydroxyphenyl)methyl]-4,4-dimethyl-2-pyrrolidinone (AHDP). The resulting compound, now called pre-mycofactocin (PMFT), is a biologically active redox cofactor that can oxidize the non-exchangeable NADH of TIGR03971 family SDR-type oxidoreductases.) codes for MADAWFETVAIAQQRAKRRLPKSAYSSLISASEKGVTVSDNVAAFSELGFAPHVIGAQEKRDLSTNVMGQEISLPVLISPTGVQAVHPDGEVAVARAADARGTAMGLSSFASKPIEEVIAANPKLFFQVYWLGDRDAIAARVERARAAGAVGLIVTTDWSFSHGRDWGSPSIPEKMDFKTIVKMSPEVITKPRWFLQWAKTMRPPELRVPNQGRRGEPGPPFFQAYGEWMGTAPPTWEDIAWLRELWGGPFMLKGVMRVDDAKRAVDAGVSAISVSNHGGNNLDGTPASIRALPAVAAAVGDQIEVLLDGGVRRGSDVVKAVALGARAVMIGRAYLWGLAAAGQPGVENVLDILRGGIDSALMGLGLSSVHDLGPDHVLVPPGFTRALGVPPGGAQQKPE; via the coding sequence ATGGCCGACGCATGGTTTGAGACCGTCGCCATCGCGCAGCAACGCGCCAAGCGGCGGCTGCCGAAATCGGCCTACTCGTCGCTGATTTCGGCCAGCGAAAAGGGAGTCACGGTCTCCGACAACGTGGCAGCGTTCAGCGAACTCGGATTCGCCCCGCACGTCATCGGCGCGCAGGAAAAGCGCGACTTGTCGACGAACGTTATGGGACAAGAGATTTCGTTGCCGGTGCTGATCTCGCCGACGGGCGTGCAGGCGGTGCACCCCGACGGTGAGGTCGCCGTGGCGCGGGCCGCCGACGCCCGGGGCACCGCCATGGGGTTGTCCTCGTTCGCCAGCAAGCCGATCGAAGAGGTCATCGCGGCCAACCCCAAGCTGTTCTTCCAGGTGTACTGGCTGGGTGACCGCGACGCCATCGCGGCGCGGGTCGAGCGCGCCCGCGCGGCCGGGGCGGTCGGGCTGATCGTCACCACCGACTGGAGCTTCTCGCACGGCCGGGACTGGGGCAGCCCATCGATCCCGGAGAAGATGGACTTCAAGACCATCGTCAAGATGAGCCCGGAGGTCATCACCAAGCCGCGGTGGTTCCTGCAGTGGGCGAAGACCATGCGGCCGCCGGAGCTGCGGGTGCCCAACCAGGGCCGGCGCGGCGAGCCCGGGCCGCCCTTCTTCCAGGCGTACGGGGAGTGGATGGGCACTGCGCCGCCGACCTGGGAGGACATCGCCTGGCTGCGCGAACTGTGGGGCGGGCCGTTCATGCTCAAGGGCGTGATGCGCGTCGACGACGCCAAAAGGGCGGTGGATGCCGGGGTTTCGGCCATTTCGGTGTCGAACCACGGCGGCAACAACCTGGACGGCACGCCGGCCTCGATCCGCGCGCTGCCCGCGGTGGCCGCGGCCGTCGGCGATCAGATCGAGGTGCTCCTCGACGGGGGCGTGCGGCGCGGCAGCGACGTCGTCAAGGCCGTGGCGCTGGGGGCGCGCGCCGTGATGATCGGCCGGGCCTACCTGTGGGGGCTGGCCGCGGCCGGCCAACCGGGCGTGGAGAACGTGCTCGACATTCTGCGCGGCGGCATCGACTCGGCGCTGATGGGTCTCGGCCTCTCGTCGGTTCACGACCTCGGGCCCGACCACGTTCTGGTGCCGCCGGGATTCACCCGGGCGCTGGGTGTGCCACCGGGCGGCGCTCAGCAAAAGCCGGAGTAA
- a CDS encoding aldo/keto reductase, translating to MTVIDEIYSSASAIPTVALNDEAKMPVLGLGVAKLSDEETESSVLAALEAGCRLIDTAASYGNEEAVGRAIAASGIPREELFVATKLGTSKQGFHTAQESCKASLDRLGLDYLDLYLIHWPAPKLGKYVESFEGMQVARDEGHARSIGVCNFTEELLATVIEETDEVPAVNQVELHPRLNQADLRMAHAEHDVQTQSYSPLGVGKMLEDPTVTSIAAEYGRTPAQVLVRWNLQLDNVVVSRSSKPERVAQNLDVFDFTLEPEHMAAIEGLHDGTRVLHDPMTFMGT from the coding sequence GTGACAGTGATTGATGAGATATACAGCTCGGCCAGCGCGATTCCGACCGTCGCTCTCAACGACGAGGCGAAGATGCCCGTACTTGGCTTGGGGGTAGCCAAGTTGTCCGACGAGGAGACGGAAAGCTCGGTGCTCGCGGCGCTGGAGGCCGGCTGTCGCCTCATCGACACCGCCGCCTCGTACGGCAACGAGGAAGCCGTCGGGCGCGCGATCGCCGCCTCGGGCATTCCCCGTGAGGAGTTGTTCGTCGCCACCAAGCTCGGCACCTCGAAGCAGGGCTTCCACACCGCCCAGGAATCGTGCAAGGCGAGCCTGGACCGACTCGGGCTGGACTACCTCGACCTCTACCTGATCCACTGGCCGGCGCCGAAGCTGGGCAAATACGTGGAGAGCTTCGAGGGCATGCAGGTGGCGCGCGACGAGGGGCACGCCCGCTCGATCGGCGTCTGCAACTTCACCGAGGAGCTGCTGGCGACGGTCATCGAGGAGACCGACGAGGTGCCCGCCGTGAACCAGGTCGAGCTGCACCCGCGGCTGAACCAGGCCGACCTGCGCATGGCCCACGCCGAGCACGACGTGCAGACCCAGTCCTACAGCCCGCTGGGCGTCGGCAAGATGCTCGAGGACCCGACGGTGACGTCGATCGCCGCCGAGTACGGCCGCACCCCCGCACAGGTGCTGGTCCGGTGGAACCTGCAGTTGGACAACGTCGTGGTCTCGCGGTCGTCCAAACCCGAACGCGTCGCCCAGAACCTGGACGTGTTCGACTTCACGCTCGAGCCCGAACACATGGCGGCCATCGAGGGGCTGCACGACGGCACCCGCGTGCTGCACGACCCGATGACCTTCATGGGCACGTAG
- the mftE gene encoding mycofactocin biosynthesis peptidyl-dipeptidase MftE yields the protein MNSSYHHRVSVLGELGTATSSQLSSASASVMVPVGSTEQHGPHLPLDTDTRIATAVAGAARARLGREWLVAPAIAYGASGEHQSFAGTISLGTEALTLLLVEYGRSAAGWARRLVFVNGHGGNVEALSSAVALLRAEGRDAGWCPCLTAGGDAHAGHTETSVLLHISPAVVRTEQSVAGNTAPLPELLGSMRRGGVAAVSPVGVLGDPTTATAAEGERIFTEMVDGSVRRVSRWRPGPDGMLT from the coding sequence GTGAATTCGTCCTACCATCACCGAGTGTCCGTACTCGGCGAATTGGGAACCGCGACGTCGAGCCAGCTATCAAGCGCGTCGGCGTCGGTAATGGTTCCGGTGGGATCGACCGAACAACACGGTCCGCACCTGCCGCTGGACACCGACACCCGGATCGCGACGGCGGTCGCCGGCGCCGCCCGAGCCCGGCTGGGACGCGAGTGGCTGGTGGCGCCGGCCATCGCCTACGGCGCCAGCGGTGAGCACCAGAGTTTCGCCGGGACGATCTCGCTGGGCACCGAAGCGCTGACGCTGCTGCTGGTCGAGTACGGCAGGTCGGCGGCCGGCTGGGCCCGGCGCCTCGTCTTCGTCAACGGCCACGGCGGCAACGTCGAGGCGCTGAGCAGCGCGGTGGCCCTGTTGCGCGCCGAGGGCCGCGACGCCGGCTGGTGTCCGTGCCTGACCGCCGGGGGGGACGCCCACGCCGGCCATACCGAAACCTCGGTGTTGCTGCACATCTCGCCGGCCGTGGTCCGGACCGAGCAATCGGTGGCCGGCAACACCGCGCCCCTGCCCGAGCTGCTCGGGTCGATGCGTCGCGGGGGAGTCGCGGCGGTCAGCCCGGTCGGGGTGCTCGGTGACCCGACCACCGCCACCGCCGCCGAGGGCGAACGGATCTTCACCGAGATGGTCGACGGCTCCGTCCGCCGGGTGTCCCGCTGGCGGCCCGGGCCCGACGGGATGCTCACATGA
- the mftB gene encoding mycofactocin biosynthesis chaperone MftB (MftB, a small protein, is a peptide chaperone that assists the radical SAM enzyme MftC in performing two modifications to the C-terminal Val-Tyr dipeptide of the mycofactocin precursor peptide, MftA. MftB's role is analogous to the role of PqqD in the biosynthesis of PQQ, a cofactor that derives entirely from a Tyr and a Glu in the precursor PqqA.): MRGLLTVPASAQARAAAPFDPDRGWRLHPQVAVRPEPFGALLYHFGTRKLSFLKNRTILTVVQSLADHPDIRSACRAAGVDDAAQPPYLHALGVLVESNMLVPRKDPQ; encoded by the coding sequence GTGCGGGGTCTACTGACCGTGCCCGCGTCCGCGCAGGCTCGGGCGGCGGCGCCGTTCGACCCTGATCGCGGCTGGCGATTGCACCCGCAGGTGGCGGTTCGGCCCGAACCGTTCGGCGCGCTGCTCTACCACTTCGGTACCCGCAAGCTGTCGTTTCTGAAGAACCGCACCATCCTCACGGTGGTGCAGTCGCTGGCCGACCATCCCGACATCCGGTCCGCCTGCCGGGCGGCCGGAGTGGACGACGCCGCGCAGCCGCCGTACCTGCATGCGCTGGGTGTGCTCGTCGAGTCCAACATGCTGGTGCCCCGGAAGGACCCTCAATGA
- the mftR gene encoding mycofactocin system transcriptional regulator (MftR, the mycofactocin system transcriptional regulator, is an uncharacterized TetR family DNA-binding transcription factor. Its role is inferred by context. It occurs as part of the biosynthesis locus for mycofactocin, a partially characterized electron carrier derived from the terminal Val-Tyr dipeptide of the precursor peptide MftA, through a radical SAM enzyme-mediated process.), which produces MMPQPRVGRRRSTTPHHITDVAIDMFTARGFADVSVDDVAQAAGISRRTLFRYYASKNAIPWGDFDNHLAHLRDLLDNVDADVGLGDALRAALLAFNTFDESETARHRQRMRVILQTAELQAYSMTMYAGWREVIAGFVARRMDCKTADLLPQTVAWTMLGVALSAYEHWLGDESVPLPVALGNAFDVVGAGLHGLGG; this is translated from the coding sequence ATGATGCCGCAGCCGCGGGTGGGCAGGCGCCGCTCGACCACCCCGCACCACATCACCGACGTCGCCATCGACATGTTCACGGCCCGCGGTTTCGCCGACGTGAGCGTCGACGACGTCGCCCAGGCCGCCGGCATCTCCCGCCGGACCCTGTTCCGCTATTACGCGTCCAAGAACGCCATCCCGTGGGGCGACTTCGACAATCACCTTGCGCACCTGCGCGATCTGCTCGACAACGTCGATGCCGACGTGGGCCTGGGTGACGCGCTGCGGGCTGCGCTGTTGGCGTTCAACACCTTTGACGAATCCGAGACCGCCCGGCACCGCCAGCGCATGCGGGTGATCCTGCAAACCGCTGAGCTGCAAGCGTATTCGATGACGATGTACGCCGGCTGGCGTGAGGTGATCGCCGGGTTCGTGGCGCGCCGCATGGACTGCAAGACCGCGGATCTGCTGCCCCAGACGGTCGCCTGGACGATGCTCGGGGTAGCCCTGTCGGCCTACGAGCACTGGCTGGGCGACGAATCCGTCCCACTGCCGGTTGCCCTGGGCAACGCCTTCGACGTCGTCGGCGCCGGACTGCACGGGCTGGGCGGGTGA
- a CDS encoding FAD-dependent oxidoreductase produces MSSDASATNGIVIVGGGLAAARTAEQLRKSEYSGPITIVSDEVHLPYDRPPLSKEVLRKEVDDTALKPREWYDENDITLRLGSAARSLDTAAQTVTLNDGTTLAYDELVIATGLVPRRIPAIPDLEGIRVLRTFDESMALREHASAAQRAVVIGAGFIGCEVAASLRSLGVDVVLVEPQPTPLAAVLGVQIGELVARLHRAEGVDVRLGVGVTEVRGDSRVEAVVLSDGTELQADIVVVGIGSRPATEWLEGSGVEVDNGVICDEAGRTSAPNVWALGDVASWRDATGHQGRVEHWSNVADQARAVVPAMLGQDVAPIVVVPYFWSDQYDVKIQCLGEPEADDVVHVVEDDGRKFLAYYERDGALVGVVGGGMPGKVMKARAKIAAAVPIAEMLG; encoded by the coding sequence GTGAGTAGTGACGCAAGCGCGACCAACGGAATCGTGATCGTCGGCGGCGGATTGGCCGCCGCCCGCACCGCCGAGCAGCTGCGGAAATCGGAGTATTCCGGCCCCATCACGATCGTCAGCGACGAGGTGCACCTGCCCTACGACCGCCCGCCGCTGTCCAAAGAGGTGCTGCGCAAAGAGGTCGACGACACCGCGCTCAAACCCCGCGAGTGGTACGACGAGAACGACATCACCCTGCGACTGGGGTCGGCCGCGCGCAGCCTGGACACCGCGGCCCAGACGGTGACTCTGAACGACGGCACCACGCTGGCCTACGACGAACTCGTCATCGCCACGGGCCTGGTGCCCCGGCGCATCCCGGCGATCCCGGACCTCGAGGGCATCCGCGTGCTGCGGACCTTCGACGAAAGCATGGCGCTGCGCGAGCACGCGTCCGCCGCCCAGCGCGCCGTCGTCATCGGCGCCGGCTTCATCGGCTGCGAGGTGGCGGCCAGCCTGCGCAGCCTGGGCGTGGACGTGGTGCTGGTGGAGCCGCAGCCCACCCCGCTGGCCGCGGTGCTCGGCGTGCAGATCGGCGAGCTGGTGGCCCGGCTGCACCGCGCCGAAGGCGTCGACGTCCGCCTCGGGGTCGGGGTGACGGAGGTGCGCGGCGACTCGCGCGTGGAGGCGGTGGTGCTGAGCGACGGCACCGAACTGCAGGCCGACATCGTGGTCGTCGGCATCGGCTCGCGCCCGGCGACCGAATGGCTCGAGGGCAGCGGCGTCGAGGTGGACAACGGCGTCATCTGCGACGAGGCCGGACGCACCAGCGCGCCGAACGTGTGGGCGCTCGGCGACGTCGCCTCGTGGCGCGACGCGACGGGACATCAAGGGCGAGTTGAACATTGGAGCAATGTTGCCGATCAGGCCCGCGCCGTGGTACCCGCGATGCTGGGCCAGGATGTGGCACCGATCGTCGTGGTCCCGTACTTCTGGAGCGACCAGTACGACGTCAAGATCCAGTGCTTGGGCGAGCCGGAGGCCGACGACGTCGTCCACGTCGTCGAGGACGACGGCCGCAAGTTCCTGGCCTACTACGAACGCGACGGCGCCCTCGTCGGGGTGGTCGGCGGCGGGATGCCGGGCAAGGTCATGAAGGCCCGCGCCAAGATCGCCGCGGCCGTTCCCATCGCCGAAATGCTGGGCTGA
- the mftC gene encoding mycofactocin radical SAM maturase (MftC is a radical SAM/SPASM enzyme that catalyzes the first two steps in biosynthesis of the electron carrier mycofactocin from the terminal Val-Tyr dipeptide of the precursor peptide MftA.), with protein MTTAAPVPRLIEQFEHGLDAPICLTWELTYACNLACVHCLSSSGKRDPRELSTRQCKDIIDELERMQVFYVNIGGGEPTVRPDFWELVDYATEHHVGVKFSTNGVRITPEVAARLAASDYVDVQISLDGATAEVNDAVRGPGSFDMAVRALENLAAAGFKDAKISVVVTRHNVDQLDEFAALASRYGATLRITRLRPSGRGADVWEELHPTADQQVQLYDWLVAKGERVLTGDSFFHLAPLGQSGALAGLNMCGAGRVVCLIDPVGDVYACPFAIHDRFLAGNVVSDGGFDNVWKNAPLFRELREPQSAGACGSCGHYDSCRGGCMAAKFFTGLPLDGPDPECVQGHSATALSHDRETPRPRADHSRGKRIRQPVPLTLSLRPPAVTPATPPARMCNESPV; from the coding sequence ATGACCACAGCGGCCCCCGTCCCCCGGCTGATCGAGCAGTTCGAGCACGGCCTCGACGCGCCCATCTGCCTCACCTGGGAACTGACGTACGCCTGCAACCTGGCCTGCGTGCACTGCCTGTCGTCGTCGGGCAAGCGCGACCCGCGCGAGCTGTCCACCCGTCAGTGCAAGGACATCATCGACGAGCTGGAACGCATGCAGGTGTTCTACGTCAACATCGGCGGCGGGGAACCCACTGTGCGCCCGGACTTCTGGGAACTGGTCGACTACGCGACCGAACACCACGTCGGCGTGAAGTTCTCCACCAACGGCGTCCGGATCACGCCCGAGGTCGCGGCGCGGCTGGCGGCCAGCGACTACGTGGACGTCCAGATCTCGCTGGACGGCGCGACCGCCGAGGTCAACGATGCCGTCCGCGGGCCCGGTTCGTTCGACATGGCGGTGCGGGCGCTGGAGAATCTGGCCGCGGCCGGATTCAAAGACGCCAAGATCTCGGTGGTGGTCACCCGGCACAACGTCGACCAGCTCGACGAATTCGCCGCGCTGGCAAGCCGTTACGGCGCCACGCTGCGGATCACCCGGCTCCGCCCGTCCGGGCGCGGCGCCGACGTCTGGGAGGAGCTGCACCCCACCGCCGACCAGCAGGTCCAGCTCTACGACTGGCTGGTGGCCAAGGGCGAGCGGGTGCTCACCGGCGACTCCTTCTTCCACCTGGCCCCGCTCGGCCAATCCGGCGCCCTGGCCGGTCTGAACATGTGCGGCGCGGGGCGCGTCGTGTGCCTGATCGATCCGGTCGGCGACGTCTACGCCTGCCCGTTCGCCATCCACGACCGCTTCCTGGCCGGAAACGTGGTGTCCGACGGCGGCTTTGACAACGTCTGGAAGAACGCCCCGCTGTTCCGCGAGCTTCGCGAGCCGCAGTCCGCGGGCGCCTGCGGCAGCTGCGGTCACTACGACAGCTGCCGGGGCGGGTGCATGGCCGCCAAATTCTTCACCGGCCTGCCGCTGGACGGGCCGGACCCCGAATGCGTGCAGGGCCACAGCGCGACGGCGCTGTCGCACGACCGCGAGACGCCGCGCCCCCGCGCCGATCACTCCCGCGGCAAGCGCATCCGCCAGCCGGTGCCGCTCACGCTGTCGCTGCGGCCCCCGGCCGTCACGCCGGCGACACCGCCGGCCCGCATGTGTAACGAAAGCCCTGTGTAA
- a CDS encoding inositol monophosphatase family protein — MKTMQELFEIAWQATQIGATTLKKSQPSSVQHKGDRDTVTDVDLAIQRDIAAYLAQTTPDIALLAEESEQQPEIETSEWLWVLDPIDGTSNFVHGLPMCAVSLALLHSGRTVVAVTHAPLLGKTYHAIEGKGAFVNGQRITASATDSLSGAIVSLGDYAVGHDAGRLNRHRLALTTELVPRVERIRMIGAATLDLAFVAEGALDACVMMSNKPWDTAAGTLIAREAGARLTDAQGNPHTHSSASTIVTAPGIAEQLATVIRSTEVPSDRYAAAVG, encoded by the coding sequence ATGAAGACAATGCAAGAACTTTTCGAAATCGCCTGGCAGGCAACACAAATCGGCGCCACCACGCTGAAGAAGTCGCAGCCGAGTTCGGTGCAGCACAAGGGTGACCGCGACACGGTCACCGACGTCGACCTCGCAATCCAGCGCGACATCGCCGCATACCTGGCCCAGACCACACCCGACATCGCGCTACTGGCCGAGGAGTCCGAGCAGCAGCCGGAGATCGAGACGTCCGAGTGGCTCTGGGTCCTCGACCCCATCGACGGGACGTCGAACTTCGTCCACGGCCTGCCGATGTGCGCGGTATCGCTGGCCCTGCTGCACTCCGGTCGCACCGTGGTGGCCGTCACCCACGCTCCCCTGCTGGGCAAGACCTACCACGCGATCGAGGGCAAAGGCGCGTTCGTGAACGGGCAACGGATCACCGCCAGCGCCACCGACAGCCTCAGCGGCGCCATCGTGTCCCTCGGCGACTACGCCGTCGGCCACGACGCCGGCCGGCTCAACCGGCACCGGCTGGCGCTCACCACGGAGCTGGTGCCCCGCGTCGAGCGCATCCGGATGATCGGCGCCGCGACCCTCGACCTCGCGTTCGTCGCCGAGGGCGCGCTGGACGCGTGCGTGATGATGTCCAACAAGCCGTGGGACACCGCCGCGGGAACCCTGATCGCCCGCGAGGCCGGAGCGCGGCTCACCGACGCGCAGGGCAACCCGCACACCCACAGCTCCGCGTCGACGATCGTCACCGCGCCGGGCATCGCCGAGCAGCTCGCCACGGTGATCCGCAGCACGGAGGTTCCCAGCGACCGGTACGCGGCCGCCGTCGGCTAG